In one Micromonospora polyrhachis genomic region, the following are encoded:
- a CDS encoding Rv0361 family membrane protein, with translation MAYQQLPPPARKSRNTTRIVLIVVAVVLVVCCLGGGILGFVLYRTVQDATGPAREATTAYVDDLRERDYPGAYGRLCARVRADLTAEEFARRQAPQPTIASYKIVGLNVNNTNGRVTGTATVQLTQDAGATVTQVFPLVKEGGQWRICQ, from the coding sequence ATGGCCTATCAGCAACTGCCCCCGCCTGCCCGGAAGTCCCGTAACACCACGCGGATCGTGCTGATCGTCGTTGCCGTGGTGCTGGTGGTCTGTTGCCTGGGTGGCGGCATTCTCGGGTTCGTGCTCTACCGGACCGTGCAGGACGCCACCGGCCCGGCACGCGAGGCGACGACCGCCTATGTGGACGATTTGCGCGAGCGCGACTACCCGGGGGCGTACGGGCGGCTGTGCGCCCGGGTGCGTGCGGACCTGACTGCGGAGGAGTTCGCCCGGCGGCAGGCACCGCAGCCAACGATCGCGAGCTACAAGATCGTCGGGCTGAACGTGAACAACACCAACGGTCGGGTCACAGGAACCGCCACCGTGCAGCTCACCCAGGACGCCGGTGCCACTGTGACCCAGGTGTTTCCCCTGGTCAAGGAAGGTGGCCAGTGGCGGATCTGTCAGTGA
- a CDS encoding peptidoglycan-binding protein, which yields MKRESMEASAQPPFVVCGPIVRRVDPGSATVFVAVRSACTVTLTVFATGPGPDFARGATVATASRPAVRLGENLHVVAVRAAGTTLTPGTLYGYDLSFSGTAGTWASLLSPGAVAVDETAARTALTYAGDTRALGGAPAYPSFATPPNDPNQLRIFHGSCRKPHGEGTDALPILDPVIAAAGGDPKLRPHQLVLGGDQIYADDVADVLLAMIHGHDAVPAREGVPAGPARPGIADVLGMPPEQLANGSTSPPVDRLFTPGNRALTLARDAKFTSTEADSHLMSLREYVCMYLLTWSDQLWPTTYPTFEQVFPADTRILADPQGRKPGETVYDLMRAGRAYTPSAQQKKIIKRYVRWQEQAIRLKNFQRGLGAVRRQLANVATYMIADDHEVTDDWNMTKTWVTDAVVNSELGRRIVRNAMSAYVLFQAWGNTPEQYAADGTAGQSGRELLAALQGWLSAPNAADDQKLRDRLGLPTEITKVGRMARPAAAVTYHFTVTWPKFQLVALDTRTWREFSAPPEHPDAPPNPGGLLYSDQPLNEMLTGGGVLDDESVTVVAQPVALFGMPLLEQVAQPLAKGFAGRYEADNEDAWVTSDAALHKLIARLLSAAPAGPDGVRRRRVVMLGGDIHFGSAERIRYSATLPYACGPDPATPYQGVNRTEGVIAGFVSSALRNEVDKTRWLHDFGYVPFLDVLGRIDLVGWANETKKEEGKRFQAGVQVTVGADAATGWWTSGRPALSDVDGLKLLTRPPEWALNVQFLHHDEADPQVQRGGTPETVVDPAGLPRGEALAQYLAAARNLDGYLGKWGNGKEIVGVNNLGEITFDWPTGECKKATQRLWWRLPDEERAAALTTYTVDLSYGCSLLVTPPYGGYVLRYGDRDASGTTKARYDTVERPANLVTDTWVATLQADLATLGFTTTGATSGEYGVRTYWAVREFQTYARAERAAHEPEGRTDTRYSDRLEPVDVPEAERYLGPISGVADLATQVAIKHWLTKRWRCPVVVESWQVAGGTPQRLAAANVWASDEVVAADQRLYSRVVTGRPTDAGPAPTTHPELIPLGRYATWPTSAQWAGPVGEPVSELLPEALIPPLPEQTVGPSLAKLATDLTSTDTAVAERAARQLSTFKVLRAVAENNQPASAGAYFDAIVANEPTILRIGPFGWRGDGPRNAPVNLPPRPDWRTDPGQWWAYLAYLRGVDRDAYDALGGTAGISAVPGWGKDGAGLLFPDLRVLRARPALSDSTGGSGDAVESVFELYDLRGWHFVHRFALGLRAHSGVRRGMWSFARQGLHDLLTTAWDSPDPTRTPTVPDVPGADGNPRRVRIGDLFTSERSVAYLACWQSYHAHQVVALGPPNAGELAEHRGVPRAATELHRVLAVARTLGPDFSGPPTGWTDAHETALITAIGQVTVADTELTAALAALPTWPSWPTGRSYTLPVQALPAAEQTLATTRGSMRLDTSDLPRVTA from the coding sequence GTGAAGAGGGAGAGCATGGAGGCGTCGGCACAACCCCCGTTCGTCGTGTGTGGGCCGATCGTGCGACGCGTCGACCCAGGCAGTGCCACGGTGTTCGTCGCGGTGCGCTCGGCCTGCACGGTGACCCTCACCGTCTTCGCGACCGGCCCCGGACCGGACTTCGCCCGTGGTGCCACGGTGGCCACCGCCAGCCGCCCGGCGGTACGACTCGGCGAGAACCTCCACGTGGTGGCGGTCCGGGCCGCCGGGACGACGCTGACCCCGGGCACCCTCTACGGCTACGACCTGTCGTTCAGCGGTACCGCCGGCACCTGGGCCAGCCTGCTCAGCCCGGGTGCGGTCGCCGTCGACGAAACAGCGGCCCGCACGGCGCTCACCTACGCCGGGGACACCCGGGCGCTCGGCGGCGCACCGGCCTATCCCAGCTTCGCCACCCCACCGAACGACCCGAACCAGTTGCGGATCTTCCACGGATCGTGCCGCAAGCCGCACGGGGAGGGCACCGATGCGCTGCCGATCCTGGATCCGGTCATCGCGGCGGCCGGTGGTGACCCGAAGCTGCGCCCGCACCAGCTCGTCCTCGGTGGTGACCAGATCTACGCCGACGACGTCGCAGACGTGCTGCTGGCGATGATCCACGGACACGACGCGGTTCCCGCCCGGGAGGGCGTACCCGCCGGTCCCGCCCGGCCCGGCATCGCCGACGTCCTCGGCATGCCCCCCGAGCAGTTGGCCAACGGCTCCACGAGCCCGCCGGTGGACCGGCTCTTCACCCCCGGCAACCGGGCACTGACCCTGGCCCGCGACGCCAAGTTCACCTCCACCGAGGCGGACAGCCACCTGATGTCGCTGCGCGAGTACGTCTGCATGTACCTGCTCACCTGGTCGGACCAGCTCTGGCCGACGACGTACCCGACGTTCGAGCAGGTCTTCCCGGCCGACACCCGGATCCTTGCCGACCCACAGGGCCGCAAGCCGGGGGAGACCGTCTACGACCTGATGCGCGCAGGACGGGCGTACACCCCCAGCGCCCAACAGAAGAAGATCATCAAGCGGTACGTGCGCTGGCAGGAGCAGGCCATCCGGCTCAAGAACTTCCAGCGCGGGCTCGGCGCGGTACGCCGGCAACTGGCCAACGTGGCCACCTACATGATCGCCGACGACCACGAGGTCACCGACGACTGGAACATGACCAAGACCTGGGTCACCGACGCCGTCGTCAACTCCGAACTCGGCCGACGCATCGTCCGCAACGCGATGTCGGCGTACGTGCTGTTCCAGGCATGGGGGAACACCCCGGAGCAGTACGCCGCCGACGGCACCGCCGGCCAGTCCGGTCGGGAACTGCTCGCCGCCCTACAGGGCTGGCTCAGCGCACCCAACGCCGCCGACGACCAGAAGCTGCGGGACCGGCTCGGCCTGCCGACCGAGATCACCAAAGTCGGCCGGATGGCCCGCCCGGCCGCCGCGGTCACCTACCACTTCACCGTCACCTGGCCGAAGTTCCAACTCGTCGCGCTGGACACCCGCACCTGGCGGGAGTTCTCCGCCCCGCCTGAGCATCCGGACGCCCCGCCGAACCCCGGCGGCCTGCTCTACTCCGACCAGCCGCTCAACGAGATGCTCACCGGCGGCGGGGTACTCGACGACGAATCGGTGACCGTGGTCGCCCAACCCGTCGCGCTCTTCGGCATGCCGCTGCTGGAACAGGTGGCGCAGCCGCTGGCCAAGGGCTTCGCCGGCCGCTACGAGGCGGACAACGAGGACGCCTGGGTGACCAGCGACGCCGCGCTGCACAAGCTGATCGCCCGGTTACTCTCCGCCGCCCCGGCCGGCCCGGACGGTGTCCGCCGTCGCCGGGTGGTGATGTTGGGCGGCGACATCCACTTCGGCTCCGCCGAACGGATCCGCTACTCGGCGACCCTGCCGTACGCCTGCGGCCCGGACCCGGCCACGCCGTACCAGGGGGTGAACCGGACCGAGGGAGTGATCGCCGGTTTCGTCTCCAGCGCCTTGCGCAACGAGGTGGACAAGACCCGCTGGCTGCACGACTTCGGCTACGTGCCGTTCCTGGACGTCCTGGGCCGGATCGACCTGGTGGGCTGGGCGAACGAGACGAAGAAGGAGGAGGGAAAGCGGTTCCAGGCCGGGGTGCAGGTCACCGTCGGGGCCGACGCGGCGACCGGCTGGTGGACCTCCGGCCGCCCGGCGCTCAGTGACGTCGACGGGTTGAAGCTGCTCACCCGGCCGCCGGAGTGGGCGCTCAACGTGCAGTTCCTCCACCACGACGAGGCCGACCCGCAGGTGCAGCGCGGCGGAACGCCCGAGACCGTCGTCGACCCGGCCGGGCTGCCCCGGGGCGAGGCGTTGGCGCAGTACCTGGCCGCCGCCCGCAACCTCGACGGCTATCTCGGCAAGTGGGGCAACGGCAAGGAGATCGTCGGCGTCAACAACCTCGGCGAGATCACCTTCGACTGGCCGACCGGGGAGTGCAAGAAGGCCACCCAGCGGCTCTGGTGGCGGCTGCCGGACGAGGAGCGGGCCGCCGCGCTGACCACGTACACCGTCGACCTGTCGTACGGCTGCTCGTTGCTGGTCACCCCGCCGTACGGCGGGTACGTTCTCCGCTACGGCGACCGCGACGCCAGCGGTACGACCAAGGCCCGCTACGACACTGTGGAACGTCCGGCCAACCTGGTCACCGACACCTGGGTGGCCACACTCCAGGCCGACCTGGCCACCCTCGGGTTCACCACGACCGGTGCCACCAGCGGTGAGTACGGCGTCCGGACCTACTGGGCGGTGCGGGAGTTCCAGACCTACGCCCGTGCCGAACGAGCCGCACACGAACCGGAGGGTCGCACCGACACCCGCTACTCCGACCGGCTCGAACCGGTGGACGTGCCCGAAGCGGAACGCTACCTGGGACCGATCAGCGGGGTGGCCGACCTGGCCACCCAGGTCGCCATCAAGCACTGGCTGACCAAGCGCTGGCGCTGCCCGGTGGTGGTTGAGTCGTGGCAGGTCGCCGGGGGCACCCCGCAGCGCCTGGCCGCCGCCAACGTCTGGGCGTCGGACGAGGTGGTCGCCGCCGACCAGCGGCTCTACTCCCGGGTGGTGACCGGCCGACCGACCGACGCCGGCCCCGCCCCGACGACCCACCCGGAGTTGATCCCGCTCGGCCGGTACGCCACCTGGCCCACCTCGGCCCAGTGGGCCGGACCGGTCGGCGAGCCGGTGTCGGAGCTGCTGCCGGAGGCGCTGATCCCACCGCTGCCGGAGCAGACCGTCGGCCCGTCCCTGGCCAAGCTCGCCACCGACCTGACCAGCACCGACACCGCCGTCGCCGAACGGGCCGCCCGGCAGCTCTCCACCTTCAAGGTGCTACGCGCGGTCGCCGAGAACAACCAGCCGGCCTCGGCCGGGGCGTACTTCGACGCGATCGTCGCCAACGAGCCGACCATCCTGCGCATCGGCCCGTTCGGCTGGCGCGGCGACGGACCGCGCAACGCCCCGGTGAACCTGCCGCCCCGGCCCGACTGGCGCACCGACCCGGGACAGTGGTGGGCCTACCTGGCCTATCTGCGCGGGGTGGACCGGGACGCGTACGACGCGCTGGGCGGCACGGCCGGCATCTCGGCGGTGCCGGGCTGGGGCAAGGACGGTGCCGGACTGCTCTTCCCCGACCTGCGGGTGCTGCGGGCCCGACCGGCGCTCAGCGACAGCACCGGCGGCTCGGGCGACGCCGTGGAGAGCGTCTTCGAACTGTACGACCTGCGCGGCTGGCACTTCGTGCACCGGTTCGCCCTCGGGCTGCGGGCCCACTCCGGGGTACGGCGGGGCATGTGGAGCTTCGCCCGGCAGGGGCTGCATGACCTGCTCACCACCGCCTGGGACTCGCCCGACCCGACCCGTACGCCGACCGTGCCGGACGTGCCCGGGGCGGACGGCAACCCGCGCCGGGTGCGCATCGGGGACCTGTTCACCTCGGAACGATCCGTGGCGTACCTGGCCTGCTGGCAGTCGTACCACGCCCACCAGGTGGTTGCCCTCGGCCCGCCCAACGCGGGGGAGTTGGCCGAACACCGGGGGGTGCCCCGGGCGGCCACCGAACTGCACCGGGTGCTGGCCGTCGCCCGCACCCTCGGGCCGGACTTCTCCGGGCCGCCCACCGGCTGGACCGACGCGCACGAGACCGCGCTGATCACGGCGATCGGCCAGGTCACCGTGGCCGACACCGAGCTGACCGCGGCGCTGGCCGCGCTGCCGACGTGGCCGTCCTGGCCGACCGGGCGCAGCTACACGTTGCCGGTGCAGGCGCTGCCCGCCGCCGAGCAGACCCTGGCCACCACGCGCGGGTCGATGCGCCTGGACACCAGCGACCTGCCCCGGGTGACCGCGTGA
- a CDS encoding DUF6603 domain-containing protein, whose amino-acid sequence MSDEEEPKNFFTQLWGEAQLLAEPVLGAYDPWRRARLMRALGWDLEAISGVDARAFEEWVGKIGPALESLTEALADLKLDSLANVIKIGEAFGAAYGQISALPPAVEGKLPDLDGLPEELADDLLDYLLLTYLNRRVPWTVPLLALLGLVTPAAEQSPSLPMPPGDVPIRLPRRRDELHLDRIVDMIAKPGEYFKARYAPAGWDTPEGVELMAARLLPRLAHLLRALGVDAAQGVRPGIGPDQGEAGLRLADSLLRVRFSGLRTPGGDPPPTALHAPGESSPTAPTNGGATSLAELAAAAWQPTFGVGLTLGLASWDGLLTAIVAPTGEVNLTGSFGSWNVATELAGAGPAIAINSNGVDIAGGSPSLKFSAEIARIAPEGEAGWVFGATEGTHLAVGQVVLSARAALGTGRDDLEFTLRAGRAELVVKAGDGDGLLAKLLPADGLRLAFELGVGWSLRAGLHLAGATALAADYPMHLSRWGIHLEGLRIALAADSRTKRVSLVVSTSIRAELGPLHATVDHIGVRADLTFPPAVPAGAGGEARTGNLGIADLAPRFKMPDGVGLRIDNGFVSGGGYLFVDEARGMYAGALQLGIATKSGIAPMRGFQLQTVAVLNTRNTDGSRLTEADGGKTFSLLVVGTFQWFPGLMLFWGISITGLGLVVGYNRRSNPDEVRNAARAGTLDALLFPEDVVGRAPAVIATLSRIFPVDTTGTVVGAMVRLNFLSGQVVADLAVLVEFPDPVRILLLGKLVIDFKDAGKLRLDSAGIVDFARKEITLDAALIDSKLFGRPVSGEMAMRARWGADKAFALAIGGFHPRFPAPTGFPTLKRFNISLRKSGKGLNLEAYLAVTSNTAQFGAQLLVHFEGGGFLIDGRAWLDVMFQFKPFWFSVEIGATVSLKFKGTELLAINLFIALSGPGPWRAKGEARIKFLFWEASAKFDWTDDAGHPHVHEPTYINAADELVKPALTGPGAWDAGPAVTGAEPVSLRAIEAGEALLLSPGMLLGVRENVVPLDVELQRIGTSRIRGANRFTLTDVHVGHGDGAVRGTLGAELFDDFAPGQFRDLTPEEQMVTPGLERLAAGRTVRLPNGTTLPATEDTVFVGLAGDEAYDRVIIDDPDDAGRPMPAQQAGLARHGGPDTGGLLARFAATGPAANARTRTTGATRFTGAPLGLVDAGPSWVPARATRPAGGGRWATSRATSATHGRHSAADLDDRFAAAPVATATEAAATAPRGDRAARIRRAAVPVPRPTIALVEPRERY is encoded by the coding sequence ATGAGCGACGAGGAAGAGCCCAAGAACTTCTTCACCCAGCTCTGGGGGGAGGCCCAGCTTCTCGCCGAGCCGGTGCTCGGGGCGTACGACCCGTGGCGGCGGGCCCGGCTGATGCGCGCCCTCGGCTGGGACCTGGAGGCGATCAGCGGGGTCGACGCCCGCGCGTTCGAGGAGTGGGTCGGCAAGATCGGTCCCGCCCTGGAATCCCTCACCGAGGCGCTGGCCGACCTGAAGCTGGACTCGCTCGCCAACGTCATCAAGATCGGTGAGGCGTTCGGTGCGGCGTACGGGCAGATCAGTGCCCTGCCCCCGGCGGTGGAGGGCAAGCTGCCCGACCTCGACGGGCTGCCCGAGGAGTTGGCCGACGACCTGCTCGACTACCTGCTTCTGACCTACCTGAACCGTCGGGTCCCGTGGACGGTGCCGCTGCTGGCCCTGCTCGGCCTGGTCACCCCGGCCGCGGAACAGTCGCCGAGCCTGCCGATGCCACCCGGCGACGTGCCGATCCGGCTGCCCCGCCGCCGCGACGAGCTGCACCTGGACCGGATCGTCGACATGATCGCCAAGCCGGGGGAGTACTTCAAGGCCCGGTACGCCCCGGCCGGTTGGGACACCCCCGAGGGGGTGGAGCTGATGGCGGCCCGCCTGCTGCCCCGGCTGGCCCACCTACTGCGGGCACTCGGGGTGGACGCCGCCCAGGGCGTACGACCGGGCATCGGGCCGGACCAGGGCGAGGCCGGACTGCGGCTGGCCGACAGCCTGCTGCGGGTGCGCTTCTCCGGGCTGCGTACGCCCGGTGGTGACCCACCCCCGACCGCCCTGCACGCCCCCGGCGAATCGTCGCCGACCGCCCCTACCAACGGGGGGGCCACGAGCCTGGCCGAGTTGGCCGCCGCGGCCTGGCAGCCCACCTTCGGGGTCGGGCTGACCCTCGGTCTGGCCTCCTGGGACGGGCTGCTCACCGCGATCGTGGCCCCCACCGGTGAGGTGAACCTGACGGGTTCGTTCGGCTCCTGGAACGTGGCCACCGAACTGGCCGGTGCCGGCCCGGCGATCGCCATCAACTCCAACGGCGTCGACATCGCCGGTGGCTCCCCGTCGTTGAAGTTCTCCGCCGAGATCGCCCGGATCGCCCCCGAGGGCGAGGCCGGGTGGGTCTTCGGTGCCACCGAGGGCACCCACCTGGCAGTCGGACAGGTCGTCCTGAGCGCCCGGGCCGCGCTCGGCACCGGCCGCGACGACCTGGAGTTCACCCTCCGGGCCGGGCGGGCCGAACTGGTCGTCAAGGCCGGCGACGGGGACGGCCTGCTCGCCAAGCTCCTGCCCGCCGACGGTCTGCGGCTCGCCTTCGAGCTGGGTGTCGGCTGGTCACTGCGGGCCGGACTGCACCTGGCCGGGGCAACGGCGCTGGCCGCCGACTATCCGATGCACCTGTCGCGGTGGGGCATCCACCTGGAGGGCCTGCGGATCGCGCTGGCGGCGGACAGCCGTACCAAGCGGGTCAGCCTGGTCGTCAGCACCAGCATCCGGGCCGAACTGGGCCCCCTGCACGCCACCGTGGACCACATCGGCGTACGGGCCGACCTGACCTTCCCGCCCGCCGTACCGGCGGGTGCGGGTGGCGAGGCCCGAACCGGCAACCTCGGCATCGCCGACCTGGCACCCCGGTTCAAGATGCCCGACGGGGTGGGGCTGCGCATCGACAACGGCTTCGTCTCCGGCGGCGGCTACCTCTTCGTCGACGAAGCACGGGGCATGTACGCCGGTGCGCTGCAACTGGGTATCGCCACCAAGAGCGGTATCGCCCCCATGCGCGGCTTCCAACTCCAGACCGTCGCGGTGCTCAACACCCGCAACACCGACGGCAGCCGGCTCACCGAGGCCGACGGTGGCAAGACCTTCTCCCTGCTGGTGGTTGGCACCTTCCAGTGGTTCCCGGGGCTGATGCTGTTCTGGGGCATCTCCATCACCGGACTGGGCCTGGTCGTCGGCTACAACCGGCGCAGCAACCCCGACGAGGTCCGTAACGCCGCCCGCGCCGGCACGCTGGACGCCCTGCTCTTCCCGGAGGACGTCGTCGGCCGGGCGCCAGCGGTGATCGCCACGCTCAGCCGGATCTTCCCGGTCGACACCACCGGCACGGTGGTCGGGGCGATGGTCCGGCTGAACTTCCTCTCCGGGCAGGTGGTCGCCGACCTGGCCGTCCTGGTCGAGTTCCCCGACCCGGTGCGGATCCTGCTGCTCGGCAAGCTGGTGATCGACTTCAAGGACGCCGGGAAGCTGCGGCTGGACTCGGCCGGCATCGTCGACTTCGCCCGCAAGGAGATCACCCTCGACGCCGCGCTGATCGACTCGAAGCTGTTCGGTCGACCCGTCTCCGGTGAGATGGCGATGCGCGCCAGGTGGGGCGCGGACAAGGCGTTCGCCCTGGCCATCGGTGGATTCCACCCCCGGTTCCCGGCCCCGACCGGGTTCCCGACGCTCAAACGGTTCAACATCTCGCTGCGTAAGAGCGGCAAGGGGCTGAACCTGGAGGCGTACCTCGCGGTCACCAGCAACACCGCGCAGTTCGGTGCGCAACTGCTCGTCCACTTCGAGGGCGGCGGCTTCCTCATCGACGGCCGTGCCTGGCTGGACGTGATGTTCCAGTTCAAGCCGTTCTGGTTCAGCGTCGAGATCGGCGCGACGGTGTCGCTGAAGTTCAAGGGCACCGAACTGCTCGCGATCAACCTCTTCATCGCACTCAGCGGACCGGGACCGTGGCGGGCCAAGGGCGAGGCGCGGATCAAGTTCCTGTTCTGGGAGGCGTCGGCGAAGTTCGACTGGACCGACGACGCCGGTCACCCACACGTCCACGAGCCGACCTACATCAACGCGGCGGACGAGCTGGTCAAGCCGGCGTTGACCGGGCCGGGAGCCTGGGACGCGGGTCCGGCGGTGACCGGTGCCGAGCCGGTCAGCCTGCGGGCGATCGAGGCCGGCGAGGCATTACTGCTCTCACCCGGCATGCTGCTCGGGGTACGGGAGAACGTCGTCCCCCTCGACGTCGAGTTGCAACGCATCGGCACCTCCCGCATCCGGGGCGCGAACCGGTTCACCCTCACCGACGTGCACGTCGGCCACGGTGACGGCGCGGTCCGGGGCACGTTGGGCGCGGAACTCTTCGACGACTTCGCCCCGGGCCAGTTCCGCGACCTCACGCCCGAGGAGCAGATGGTTACGCCGGGCCTCGAGCGCCTGGCGGCCGGTCGTACGGTGCGACTGCCCAACGGCACCACCCTCCCGGCCACGGAGGACACGGTCTTCGTCGGTCTCGCCGGGGACGAGGCGTACGACCGGGTCATCATCGACGATCCGGACGACGCCGGCCGTCCGATGCCGGCCCAGCAGGCTGGTCTGGCCCGACACGGCGGCCCGGACACCGGTGGGCTGCTGGCCCGGTTCGCGGCCACCGGCCCGGCCGCCAACGCTCGTACCCGGACCACCGGCGCGACCCGCTTCACCGGTGCCCCGCTCGGGCTGGTCGACGCCGGACCGTCCTGGGTGCCGGCCCGCGCCACCCGCCCGGCCGGCGGTGGCCGGTGGGCCACCAGCCGTGCCACCTCGGCCACCCACGGCCGCCACTCGGCGGCCGACCTCGATGACCGCTTCGCCGCGGCCCCGGTGGCGACCGCGACCGAGGCCGCGGCGACAGCTCCCCGCGGTGACCGCGCCGCCCGCATCCGCCGGGCCGCCGTCCCCGTCCCACGCCCGACCATCGCGCTCGTCGAGCCGCGAGAGAGGTACTGA